In Phenylobacterium zucineum HLK1, one DNA window encodes the following:
- a CDS encoding 3-deoxy-manno-octulosonate cytidylyltransferase, protein MNPIVLIPARLAATRLPGKPLADIGGVPMIVRVLRQAQAAGAGPVAVAAGDPEIVEAVEQAGGRAVLTDPELPSGSDRILAALAVLDPEGRHDVIVNLQGDMPFVEPDVITACAGLLAEIPDCDIATVVAPEASPEDRTNPDVVKAVLSMQPGGQTGGRTGRALYFTRSTLYGDHPVWRHVGIYGYRREALEAFNAAEPSPLERREKLEQLRALELGLSIWATVADAAPISVDTPADLAAARHFVSTIGGPQ, encoded by the coding sequence ATGAACCCCATCGTCCTCATCCCGGCGCGACTGGCCGCCACGCGCCTGCCGGGCAAGCCCCTGGCGGACATCGGCGGCGTACCGATGATCGTCCGCGTGCTGCGGCAGGCGCAGGCCGCAGGCGCAGGACCGGTGGCGGTGGCGGCGGGCGATCCCGAGATCGTGGAGGCCGTGGAGCAGGCGGGCGGGCGCGCGGTGCTGACCGACCCCGAGCTGCCGTCGGGCTCGGACCGGATCCTGGCGGCCCTGGCCGTCCTCGACCCCGAAGGGCGGCACGACGTGATCGTCAACCTGCAGGGCGACATGCCGTTCGTGGAGCCGGACGTGATCACCGCCTGCGCCGGGCTGCTGGCCGAGATCCCCGACTGCGACATCGCCACGGTGGTGGCGCCCGAGGCCTCGCCCGAGGACCGGACGAACCCGGACGTGGTGAAGGCGGTTCTGTCGATGCAGCCGGGCGGCCAGACGGGAGGGCGGACGGGACGGGCGCTCTACTTCACCCGCTCGACCCTCTACGGCGACCATCCGGTGTGGCGGCACGTGGGCATCTACGGCTACCGGCGCGAGGCGCTGGAGGCGTTCAACGCCGCCGAGCCGTCGCCCCTGGAGCGCCGCGAGAAGCTGGAGCAGCTGCGGGCGCTGGAGCTGGGCCTTTCCATCTGGGCCACGGTGGCCGACGCCGCGCCCATCTCGGTGGACACGCCGGCCGACCTGGCCGCCGCCCGCCATTTCGTCAGCACGATCGGGGGACCGCAATGA